The Moorena producens PAL-8-15-08-1 genomic interval TGGGTTTGATCAGTTGGTCAGCACCAGTTGCTGGACAAGCACTCATTCCCTATACCCTAAAATTGGATTCAGAGGAACTTGAACAGCAGGGCTTAGCTCTGGCTCAGGAGGCCATTCAGTTAGTCCGCTTTCAACAATACGACCTGGCGCTGCCTAAGGCCAAGTTAGCTACTCAACTTGCCCCCAACACCTATCAAACCTGGTTTATCTTGGGAACCTTGTACGTACAGTCCCAGGAGTTGGATCAAGGCATTGAAGCCTTGCAAAAGTCTTACTCTCTGGCACCAGATGAAGCTGGGGTGCTGTTCACCTTGGGGTCAGCCTATTTCCAAAAAAGCGACTATAGAAAAGCGATCGCTCAGTTGAAAGCGGGATTAAAACTCAAACCCGATGTGCCAGAAGCGCTGTTTGACTTGGGTAATTCTTACTATATGCTCAATCAGTATCCTGAAGCAATCGATGCTTACAACAAAGCTGTTGACCAAGACAAAAGCTTTTGGCCAGCCATTAACAATATTGGGTTGGTCAACTATGAACAAGGGGATGTGGAGAGTGCCATTAAACAATGGGAAGCAGCCATAGGGATTGATAAAGAGGCGGCAGAACCTCAACTTGCGATCGCTGTGGCTCTGTATGCCCAAGGGGATATTGAAAAGGCACTATTAATGGGAGAAGCGGCAATCCGCCTAGATAGCCGCTATGCTAATTTAGAGTTTCTTAAAGAAAACCTGTGGGGTAAGCGCCTGCTTTCTGAAACCAAAAAGTTTCTGGAAAATCCCAGAATTCAAGCCACCATTATCCAGAGTCAAGGTCTACCCTAAGTAGCTCAACTCCACCTGTCATCGGTGACTCCTAAAAATAGTGCTTGATCTCTATCAATTGCCAATAGGGGAGGGATGGCAGCCAATCATGGGCAATCATCTCAAGGGCAGTGGTTTAAGATTGGCAATTTTCAAGACAGGAATTTAATTGTCCTGGGGCAATAGAGCCATGATCTGATCAACAAACTTTTGATGGTCAACAACAGGTTTGGAGATGTAGTCATCAGCACCACTTTGCTTAAGAAAGTTTTCTCGATCCCCTTCCATCGCATGAGCAGTGACCAGAATAATTGGCAGTTGGGACGTTTCAGCATCAGCCTTAAGCATTTGGGTAATCTTAATGCCGTCTACTGATTTACCCTGATAAACACTATGAGCTAGGGAAACATCCATCAAGATAATGTCTGCCTCCCCAGCTTGGGCTATCTGCATTACTTCTTCTACATCTTCAGTATGCTTTACATTCAAACCGCCCCGCTTACTGAGAATCTTGGAAAAAACACGAGCATTAATCGGATCATCTTCGACAATCAGAACGGTTTTCATGGGTCTTGGATCAAGAGTGTCATTTTTGGCAAAAGTGTCATTTGATCATAAGTTTGACAGGGAATCTGTCATGTTGCTATTTCAAATGCAAGATGTCATCTTCTCAAGTCTACTTTTCCCAAATCCTTAGGTAACTAGTAATGTTCATTGGACTAATACAGGTGATAGGCTGCTTAGTACCAGGGAAGCTGACGCTCCTGGAAAAAGCCTTCCTTAACTGCATCCAAACCTAGATTATAGTGTCTTGGGGACAGTGGGCACAAGGAATTTTAGGTGCGCCTAACTAATGCGAATTTAATTCGCCACGGGTCGCACCTGCGGGAAGCGAAGCTTCTGGCTGGGTTTTCCTTGAGCCTGTTTATTTGAGTCATGCTCATACTTTAGCTTGGCAAAACCCACCACTATCTTAAGGCGGGAAATCGGCTTTGGAACCAGATGCTCAAATTTTATGTAAGCATTCAGCCGTCAGCCGTCAGCCGTCAGCCGTCAGCCGTCAGCCGTCAGCCGTCAGCCGTCAGCCGTCAGCCGTCAGCCGTCAGCCGTCAGCCGTCAGCCGTCAGCTTATTTTATTCAATAGCTCAGAGCTGATAGCTGATAGCTCAGAGCTGATAGCTGATAGCTGATAGCTGATAGCTGATAGCTGATAGCTGATAGCTGATAGCTGATAGCTGATAGCTCAGAGCTGATAGCTGAAGAAAAAATTCTCAACTCCAGATCTTCCCTATCTTTTCGAGTACCGTAGCCTTAACGAGCGTGCAATTTCCCTATACCCTAAACCCCAACACCCTGTTGTCAATTCTGCATTGGAGGATTTTTGATGGCAAAACAGCTGAACCTACTGGAAAACAGTAATGTCATTCCCACAGCCCTACATTTGGAGATGCAACGGTCATATCTTGAATATGCCATGAGTGTGATTGTGGGGCGTGCTTTACCTGATGTCCGTGATGGGCTTAAGCCTGTACATCGACGTATCCTATATGCGATGCACGAATTAGGGTTAACCCCAGATCGACCATACCGCAAATGTGCTCGTGTGGTTGGGGATGTGTTGGGTAAATATCACCCCCACGGTGACCAAGCGGTGTATGAAGCGATGGTGCGGTTAGTCCAGGACTTTTCGACCAGGTATCCCCTCCTTGACGGTCATGGCAATTTTGGTTCGGTG includes:
- a CDS encoding tetratricopeptide repeat protein, whose protein sequence is MGLISWSAPVAGQALIPYTLKLDSEELEQQGLALAQEAIQLVRFQQYDLALPKAKLATQLAPNTYQTWFILGTLYVQSQELDQGIEALQKSYSLAPDEAGVLFTLGSAYFQKSDYRKAIAQLKAGLKLKPDVPEALFDLGNSYYMLNQYPEAIDAYNKAVDQDKSFWPAINNIGLVNYEQGDVESAIKQWEAAIGIDKEAAEPQLAIAVALYAQGDIEKALLMGEAAIRLDSRYANLEFLKENLWGKRLLSETKKFLENPRIQATIIQSQGLP
- a CDS encoding response regulator, yielding MKTVLIVEDDPINARVFSKILSKRGGLNVKHTEDVEEVMQIAQAGEADIILMDVSLAHSVYQGKSVDGIKITQMLKADAETSQLPIILVTAHAMEGDRENFLKQSGADDYISKPVVDHQKFVDQIMALLPQDN